One region of Rhizoctonia solani chromosome 9, complete sequence genomic DNA includes:
- a CDS encoding integrase core domain protein, with translation MIVDLPKDGNNNSILVIIDSFTKYRIFVKCSKKLKAPRLAELFLENVWKRHGMPEKTISDRGRVFNNKFLRALYKRLGIDPHFSLAYHPQSNRQTEQVNPSIEHFLRAYSGVNQRDWTKWLPMAEFAYNNAVHSSTGKTPFKALYGWEPTLTPSNVPTDVLEANDLAQTMERQWQEVESALWQSKQHMIAGGEGSLIEFEIGEEAWLDAKNVNLKTLSPKLTEQRLGPFKVVKKISNWAYCLELPPTMCIHNIFYVGLLSKVKKDRNCAFKNCPPPITMDGEEEYKVKGITNAEERNRKWFFQVKWKGYGSKENTWEP, from the coding sequence atgattgtagacttacccaaggatggaaataacaactcaatcctggtgATCATTGACAGCTTTACAAAGTACAGGATATTTGtgaaatgctccaaaaaactCAAAGCACCCAGGTTGGCAgaactattcctggaaaatGTGTGGAAGCGTCATGGCATGCCAGAAAAGACCATATCTGACAGAGGAAGGGTCTTTAACAACAAATTCTTACGggccctgtacaaacgccttggcattgaccctcacttctccttggcgtACCACCCTCAAAGCAACAGACAAACAGAACAGGTCAATCCCTCCATTgagcacttcctcagggcctactcaggggtcaatcaaagggactggaccaaatggctcccaatggcggagtttgcctacaacaatgcagtACATAGTAGTACAGGCAAAACCCCTtttaaggccttgtatgGGTGGGAACCTACTCtaaccccatccaacgtaccaacagatgtcctGGAAGCCAATGACCTTGCTCAGACAATGGAAAGACAATGGCAGGAAGTAGAGTCTGCCCTCTGGCAATCCAAACAACACATGATTGCTGGAGGGGAAGGAAGCCTGATAgagtttgagattggagaagaggcttggcttgacgccaaaaatgtcaacctcaaaaccctaagtcccaagctaacagAACAACGCCTGGGACCATTCAAGGTTGTCAAGAAGATCTCCAATTGGGCATATTGTCTAGAGCTCCCACCAACCATGTGTATCCACAACATCTTCTATGTAGGGCTGCTGTCTAAGGTCAAAAAGGATAGAAACTGCGCCTTTAAAAACTGCCCACCACCAATTAccatggatggggaagaagaatacaaggtcaaaGGCATAACAAATGCAGAAGAAAGAAACAGGAAGtggttcttccaagtcaaatggaaaggttatgggtccaaggaaaacacgtgggaaccTTGA
- a CDS encoding Transposable element Tcb2 transposase, which translates to MDLDKVIYMHNNATPHKAKITLKWLEEHGIECLEWQANSPDLNPIKNLWAELKQKLGKYKEPPNGILELWEQVQVVWDQFAPAYCQNLIESMPRCMALVLEKKGKPTPY; encoded by the coding sequence ATGGATTTGGACAAGGTGATCTATATGCACAACAATGCAACCCCTCACAAAGCAAAAATCACCCTCAAATGGCTAGAAGAACATGGGATTGAGTGTCTTGAATGGCAAGCTAACTCTCCTGATCTCAATCCTATCAAGAACTTATGGGCAGAGCTCAAACAGAAACTAGGCAAGTACAAGGAGCCCCCAAATGGGATCCTGGAGTTGTGGGAGCAGGTTCAGGTGGTTTGGGACCAGTTTGCGCCAGCTTATTGTCAAAACCTAATTGAaagcatgccaagatgcaTGGCTCTGGTTTTAGAGAAGAAGGGAAAACCCACTCCTTATTGA
- a CDS encoding Retrotransposable element Tf2 protein: MTNAKSATLKDWLRDKLKAGKIRPSKSSISLPVMFVPKKDGSRHLVVDYHCLNNWTKKNVYPLPRPNDLMAQLHGAKVFTKLDLRWGYNNVPVKEGNEWKTAYCTKYSLYKSLVMTFGLTNAPASFQHFMNNLFKDLLDVCVIIYLDNILIYSKDDASHT, encoded by the coding sequence ATGACCAatgccaaatccgccacactcaaggattggctcagggacaaactcaaagcaggAAAGATCCGTCCTAGCAAGTCTTCTATCAGCTTGCCTGTgatgtttgttccaaagaaggatggttcccgccacTTGGTAGTGGACTACCATTGCCtcaacaattggacaaagaAAAATGTTTACCCCCTACCCCGTCCCAatgatctcatggcccagctccatggggccaaggtctttaccaAGTTAGATCTAAGATGGGGCTACAATAACGTCCCAGTTaaggaaggcaatgaatggaaaactgcttaCTGTACCAAATACAGCCTCTACAAATCACTagtcatgacatttggtttgaccaatgcccctgcctcctttcaacacttcatgaacaacctgttcaaggacctattggatgtatgcgtcatcatttaccttgacaacatcctgatctactccaaggatgatgCATCCCACACATGA
- a CDS encoding Retrotransposable element Tf2 protein produces MATRSRTTSQTQSPFDQGYVEPQLPPATSVEYGKVSLERVTQLLLGLLSQVKRLEQEIAKIKEAGVETRTNVKNISQTVDVVKDGLRTLQLQGPRTPEGPQPKAMEETPRPIPKVEPTGTTSRVPFWEEAPRAIPGLAQPTPRRIAPPRVLSPPLSPHLQSPIGASAPPPPAPIAAYPAPVKVDHPDAYTGKIGSEAKQWLTRMLAWTRLNSCMFPTDQEVLSFLLMNMKDSAGAWAHPHLDQLGSHQAIIQTVEGFKSEFLAAFGNPDATRAAERKITTLTQSGTCADYITKFRTLAMELDWNNAALRGQFARGLHWENAALVIDNALRKERASHPPRDNKPSRPSNPTRGTSTGQVTSGSKKLSNDPNFVSEEEQNRRCAAGACIKCGKMGHKFAECCTGWKATPVEDKGKAKETAKIGKDSKYQLGKDNNRISPLFTISIKPEKQAEHLEVLIDSGATSLFLHPCTAESLCLPLIDLPSPRTVTMLDGLSPQARKIWKKANLTFSLDGKKMTKTFLICNTGSHAAILGLKWLDAHNPEIDWNAQTLSFPHTPPEHVAIAKEEEADQKPLEGVPLEYHQYAKVFGEEEFNKLPPHRHYNIGIELTEEGPLNLPLYSMTDAESATLKDWLRDELKMGKIRPSKSSISSLVMFVPKKDGSRCLVVDYRRLNNRTKKNVYPLPRPDNLMAQLRGTKVFTKLDLRWGYNNIRVKEGDKWKTVFRTKYGLYESLVMTFGLTNAPASFQHFMNDLFKDLLDVCVIIYLDDILIYSKDDATHTQHVHKVLHRLMENQLFCKASKCTFHVTSVEYLGIIVLDKGFSLDKLKIQAVQEWPTPTRVKEVQLFLGFANFLRRFVANFSHMARPLHNLVKKDTPWKWDTKEQEAFQGLKDAITNAPVLCHADPSKPYFLETDASGAALGSILSQQQGDGRLHPLGFLSESFKGAEQNYNTHDKELLAIIRSFEYWRIFLEGTLHPVTVFTDHRNLEYWKESRTFNRRHARWHLLLAGYNFQIVYCPGKQSGKPDALSRRLDHADIPPANQTMLPNPVFANVALVIPKKELQRQIKASLDQDESLEEILQFLQNESKAPPSIKKAFKDYKMEAGLLFYQGRIVVPDVGTLRTELLCIFHDSPLAGHPGRQQTLELICRNYYWPGICADTYWHVDSCKTCQRICKPKYASIPPQPLELPSRPWQHISYDMIVDLPKDGNFNSILVIVNSFTKYGIFIKYSKKLKAPELADLFLENVWKRHGMPEKTISDRGRVFNNKFLQALYKRLGIDPHYSSAYHPQSDGQTEQVNPSIEHFLRAYSGINQRDWTKWLPMAEFAYNNAVHSSTEKTPFKALYGWEPTLTPLNVPTDVPEADNLAQAMEAQWKEVESALQQSKQRMVAGEDRNPVEFKIGEEAWLDAKNINLKTLSPKLTKQRLGPFKVIEKISDHAYQLELPPTMRIHNVFYVGLLSKVKKDKKRTFENCPPPVTIDGEEEYEVEGITDAEERNGEWFFRVKWKGYGKILEKYKKDMKKKVLSAAKALRGGADTLLELQNAALVINNALCKERTSHPPRDNKPSKETNPARGTSTGQTTARSRKLSNNPNFVLEEERNCCRTAGACIKCSKMGHKFAECCTGWKATPVEDKGKAKETAKDPKDSGLMLEICNISVSKNAPLFTISIQPEKKAEKLEALIDSGATSLFLHPCTAKTLCLPLIDLPQPCTVTMLNGSSPQARKSWKKAQLTFLLDGKHMTETFLICNTGSHTAILGIKWLEHHNLEIDWNSQTLSFPHAPLEHMAIAEEEEADKNPLEGVPSKYHQYAKVFGEEEFNKLPPIGITTVG; encoded by the exons atggcaacccgctccaggACAACCTCTCAAACCCAATCCCCTTTTGATCAGGGCTACGTGGAACCCCAACTTCCGCCAGCCACCTCTGTTGAGTATGGCAAAGTCTCCCTCGAACGGGTTACCCAACTCCTCCTTGGGTTACTCAGCCAAGTCAAACGCCTGGAACAGGAAATCgccaaaatcaaggaagcaggggttgAAACCCGGACCAATGTCAAAAACATATCCCAAaccgttgatgttgtcaaggatgggcttagaaccCTTCAGCTCCAAGGGCCCAGAACACCAGAAGGACCCCAACCCAAGGCCatggaagaaacgccacgccccatACCAAAAGTCGAGCCTACTGGAACGACTAGTAGGGTCCCCTTCTGGGAAGAAGCACCCAGGGCAATCCCAGGCCTCGCCCAGCCTACCCCAAGAAGAATTGCGCCCCCACGAGTCCTGTCTCCCCCTCTATCTCCGCATCTCCAATCCCCGATTGGAGCatctgcccctccacctccggctccaatCGCTGCCTATCctgccccggtcaaagtagaccacccagatgcctatacaggcaagattgggagtgaagccaaacaatggctcacaaggatgctggCTTGGACCCGGTTGAACTCTTGCATGTTCCCTACGGACCAAGAGGtcctatccttcctcctaatgaacatgaaggattccgcgggagcatgggcccaccctcaccttgaccagcttgggtcacaccaAGCAATCATTCAAACGGTTGAGGGATTCAAATCGgagttcctggcagcatttggcaaccctgacgccacaagggccgctgagcggaagatcaccaccctcacccagtccggcacatgcgcggactatatcacaaagttcagaaccctggcaatggaactggactggaacaacgcggcccttagaggccagtttgcccgtggcctccactgggag aacgcagcaCTCGTCATCGACAAtgctctccgcaaagagcgtgctagccatccACCGAGGGATAATAAGCctagcagaccatccaaccccacaagggggacaagtaccggccaagtCACATccggttcaaagaaactctccaacgaccccaactttgtgtcggaAGAGGAACAAAATCGCCGCTGCGCCGCTGGTgcttgcatcaaatgcggcaaaatgggccataagtttgcagaatgctgcacgggctggaaggctacccctgttgaggacaaagggaaagccaaggaaaccgccaaaattggcaaagactccaagtaccaattgggaaaaga taacaatagaatatccccactcttcacaatttcaattaagccagagaaacaagcggaacatttagaagtcctgatagactcaggcgcaacGTCTTTGTTCCTCCACCCTTGTACTGCAGAATCACTCTGTCTTCCCCTCATAGATCTCCCTTCACCCCGCACTgtcactatgcttgatgggttgagcccccaggccagaaaaatctggaagaaggccaacctgaccttctcccttgatggcaagaaaatgaccaagaccttcctcatatgcaatacagggtctcatgccgCCATTCTGgggttgaaatggttggatgcacataacccagagattgattggaacgcgcaaaccctctcctttccccatacaccaccagaacacgtggccattgccaaagaagaggaagctgatcaaaaaccccttgaaggagtacccctgGAATACCACCagtacgccaaggtatttggggaggaagaattcaacaagcttcccccacaccggcattacaacattgggattgaactcacggaggaaggccccctcaattTGCCTCTCTATAGTATGACTGATGCTGAGTCCGCTACACTCAAAGACTGGCTTAGGGACGAACTCAAGATGGGCAAAATACGCCCTAGCAAgtcttccatcagttccctTGTGATGTTTGTCCCTAAGAAGGACGGCTCCCGttgcttggttgttgactaccgccgcTTGAATAACCGGACTAAgaagaacgtttacccgctaccccgtcctgacaacctcatggcccagctccgtggcaccaaggtcttcaccaaattagatctaagatggggttacaataacatCCGggttaaggaaggtgacaaatggaaaaccgtgttccgtaccaagtatggcctgtatgaatcccttgtcatgacctttggcttaaccaacgccccggcttcattccaacatttcatgaatgatttgttcaaggacttgcttgatgtatgcgtcatcatataccttgatgacatcctgatctactccaaggatgacgcaacccaCACCCAGCACGTTCACAAAGTCCTACACCGGTTGATGgaaaaccaactgttctgtaaAGCGTCCAagtgtaccttccacgtcacttccgtggaatacctgggaatcattgttttGGACAAAGGTTTCAGcctggacaagctcaagatccaggctgtacaggaatggcctaCGCCCACTAGggttaaagaagtccaattgttcctaggctttgccaacttcttaCGCcggtttgttgccaacttcagccacatggcaaggccattacacaacctggtcaagaaagacacgccgtggaaatgggataccaAAGAACAGGAAGCGTTCCAAGGGTTaaaggacgccatcaccaacgccccagtcCTCTGTCATGCAGACCCCAGTAAACCGTACTTCCTCGAAACGGACGCGTCCGGCGCAGCtctaggttccatactcagtcaacagCAGGGAGACGGACGCCTGCATCCGCTAGgattcctgtcagaatcatttAAGGGTGCAGAAcagaattacaacacccatgacaaggaactgctAGCCATCATCCGGTcctttgaatattggcgtatcttcctAGAAGGAACCCTGCACCCTGTCACCGTGTTCACGGACCACCGTAACTTAGAgtattggaaggaatcccgcACATTCAACCGTCGTCacgccagatggcacctGTTACTAGCTggatataacttccagattgtctaTTGCCCTGGAAAACAGTCgggaaaaccagatgcactGTCACGGCGATTGGATCATGCTGACATACCACCTGCCaatcaaaccatgctccccaaccccgtatttgccaacgtagcACTAGTCATTCCCAAGAAAGAGCTCCAGCGCCAAATCAAGGCCAgcctagaccaagacgaatccctggaggaaatcttacaattcctccagaatgAGTCAAAGGCACCGCCGTCCATCAAAaaggcattcaaggattacaaaatggaagcgggcctactcttctaccaaggacgaattgtggtccctgacgttggaacGCTGAGGACGGAACTACTTTGTAttttccatgacagcccatTGGCTGGACACCCCGGGAGGCAGCAAACATTGGAATTAATCTGCAGGAATTATTATTGGCCCGGCATCTGCGCCGACACCtactggcacgtggactCCTGCAAAACCTGTCAGCGTATTTGCAAACCCAAGTATGCTTCAATTCCCCCGCAGCCCCTAGAACTCCCatccagaccctggcaacatatctcctatgacatgatagtagatctGCCCAAGGACGGGAATTTCAACTCCATCCTGGTTATTGTCAACAGCTTCACTAAGTACGGCATCTTCATCAAATATTCAAAAAAGTTGAAAGCGCCAGAACtagcagacctattcctGGAAAATGTCTGGAAACGCCATGGGATGCCAGAGAAGACAATATCGGACAGGGGCAGGgtattcaacaacaaattcctacAAGCCTTGTACAAACGCttaggaatagaccctcacTACTCTTCAGCCTACCATCCCCAAAGTGATGGGCAAACGGAACAAGTAAACCCATCCATCGAACATTTCCTAAGGGCATACTCTGGCATcaaccaacgggactggacaaaGTGGCTCcccatggcggaatttgcgtATAATAACGCCGTACACAGTAGTACCGAAAAAACTCCTTTCAAGGCCctatacggatgggaacccaccttaaccccattgaacgtaccaacagatgttccGGAAGCTGACAACCTTGCCCAggcaatggaggcacaatggaaggaagtggaatccGCCTTGCAGCAATCTAAGCAACGGATGGTAGCCGGAGAAGACAGAAACCCAGTAGAATTCAAGATTGGAGAGGAAgcatggctggacgccaagaacATAAACCTCAAGACCCTGAGCCCCAAGCTAACCAAGCAACgcttagggccattcaaggtcatcgagaaaatctccgaccaCGCCTACCAACTTGAGCTACCTCCCACTATGCgtatccacaatgtcttctatgtgggactccTATCCAAGGTCAAAAAGGACAAAAAAcgcacctttgaaaattgtcccccaccagtcaccatagacggagaagaggaatatgaggtggagGGGATCACTGATgctgaagaaaggaacggagaatggttcttccgagtcaaatggaagggttatgg aaaaattttagaaaaatacaaaaaagacatgaaaaagaaggtcCTCAgcgccgccaaggcccttagagggggggca gacaccctccttgagctgcagaatgcagcacttgtcatcaatAATGCCCTTTGCAAAGAGCGCactagccacccaccaagggacaATAAGCCTAGCAAAGAAACCAAccctgcaagggggacaagtactggCCAAACTACTGCCAGATCAAggaaactctccaacaaccccaactttgtgttggaagaggaaagGAATTGCTGCCGCACCGCAGGtgcctgcatcaaatgcagcaaaatgggccataagtttgcggaatgctgcacgggctggaaggctacccctgttgaggacaaagggaaagccaaggaaaccgccaaa gaccctaaggactctggtttaaTGTTagaaatatgtaatatatccGTATCAAAGAATGCACCCCTCTTCACCATTTCTATACAACCAGAGAAGAAAGCGGAAAAATTAGAAGccctgattgactcaggcgccacatcattGTTCCTCCACCCCTGCACTGCCAAGACACTATGTCTACCACTCATAGATCTCCCTCAACCCTgcactgttactatgctcaatgggtcaagcccccaggccaGAAAAAGCTGGAAGAAGGCACAACTAACCTTCCTACTTGATGGCAAGCATATGacagagaccttcctaatctgtAATACTGGGTCCCACACTGCCATCTTAGGAATTAAATGGTTGGAACACCATAACCTGGAAATTGACTGGAATTCACAAActctctcctttccccatgcaCCACTGGAGCACatggccattgctgaagaagaggaagctgacaagaaccccctagaaggagtaccctcaaaataccaccaatacgccaaggtatttggagaagaagaattcaacaagcttccccccaTTGGCATTACAACAGTGGGATAg
- a CDS encoding Retrotransposable element Tf2 protein, with amino-acid sequence MENQLFCKALKCTFHVTSVEYLGIIVLDKGFSLDKLKIQAVQEWPTPTKVKEVQLFLGFANFLRQFVANFSHMARPLHNLVKKDTPWKWDTKEQEAFQGLKEAITNAPVLRHTDPAKPYFLETDASSVALGSILSQQQEDGRLHPLGFLSKSFKGAKQNYDTHNKELLAIICSFEYWRIFLEGTEHPITVFTDHCNLEYWKESCTFNQQHAQWHLLLAGYNFQIVYRPEKQSRKPNALSHQPNHANIPPTNQTMLPNPVFANVALVLPDKELQRQIKSLLDQDESLEEILQFLQNKSKAPPSIKRAFKDYKMEAGLLFYQGCIVVPDVGTLRTDLLRIFHASPIAGHPGRQQTLELVSRNYYWPGIHADTYWHVDSCETCQRIQKPR; translated from the coding sequence ATGGAAAATCAGCTATTTTGCAAGGCCTTGAagtgtaccttccacgtaacatctgtggaataccttggTATAATTGTCTTGGATAAGGGATTCAgcttggataagctcaaaatccaagcagttcaggaatggcccacacccacaaaggtcaaagaagttcAGTTGTTCttaggatttgccaacttcctgcgtcaatttgttgccaacttcagccacatggccaggcccttacacaacctagtcaagaaggacactccttggaaatgggacactaAGGAACAGGAGGCTTTCCAAGGCCTAAAGGAAGCCATAACCAATGCCCCAGTACTCCGCCACACTGACCCTGCAAAAccttacttcctggaaacagatgcatccagTGTGGCTCTGGGCTCCATCCTTagtcaacaacaggaagatggGCGCCTACATCCACTTGGTTTCCTATccaaatcattcaaaggagccaagcagaactatgacacacacaataaggagcttcTAGCAATCAtctgctcctttgagtattggcgcatattcttggaaggaacagaaCACCCAATCACTGTTTTCACAGACCACTGCAATCTAGAgtattggaaggaatccTGCACATTCAATCAACAAcacgcacaatggcacctactCTTGGCTGGTTACAACTTTCAAATTGTCTACAGACCAGAGAAGCAATCCAGAAAACCCAACGCCCTGTCACACCAACCCAATCATGCCAATATCCCACCTACcaaccaaaccatgctccccaACCCTGTCTTTGCAAATGTGGCACTAGTACTACCGGACAAGGAACTGCAACGCCAGATCAAATCATTGCTTGATCAGGAtgagtccctggaggaaatcctccaattcctgcaaaacaagtccaaggcacctccctccatcaaacgcgctttcaaggattacaaaatggaggcaggtcttctcttctaccaaggatgcATTGTAGTTCCAGATGTAGGGACCTTAAGGACAGACCTGCTACGCATCTTCCATGCTAGTCCCATAGCTGGTCACCCTGGAAGGCAACAAACCTTAGAATTGGTCTCTaggaattactactggccaggcatCCATGCAGATACGTACTGGCATGTTGATTCCTGTGAAACTTGCCAGAGAATCCAGAAGCCAAGATAA
- a CDS encoding Retrotransposon gag protein has protein sequence MEPHLPTTTSVKLGKVSLECVTRLLLGLLGHVEQLEREIAKIKEAGVETQTNVKKISQTVDVVKDGLRSLQLQGPCTPEGPQPKTVEETPRPIPKAKPPTPRRAVPLQVLSPPPSPRLQSLIGAPASHPLAPAAHYPALVKVDHPNAYTGKIGSKAKQWLTQMLAWTCLNLQMFPTNQEVLSFLLMNMKDSAGAWAHPHLDQLGSHQAIIQTVEGFKLEFLAAFGNPDATRAAKQKITTLTQSGTCADYITKFRTLAMELDWNNAALRGQFAQGLHWEVSRQIATHKQHP, from the exons ATGGAACCCCACCTTCCAACAACCACCTCTGTCAAACTTGGCAAGGTATCCCTTGAGTGTGTCacacgcctcctccttggcctccttggccacgTTGAACAGCTTGAAAGGGAAATTGCCAAAATTaaggaagcaggggttgAAACCCAAACCAATGTCAAGAAAATATCTCAAactgttgatgttgtcaaggatgggcttagaagcctccaactccaaggACCCTGTACACCTGAGGGGCCCCAGCCAAAAACcgtggaagaaacgccacgccccatACCAAAGGCCAAGCCT CCAACACCAAGAAGAGCCGTGCCCCTGCAAGTCCtgtctccccctccatctccgcgtctccaatccctgATTGGAGCCCCTGCCTCTCATCCACTGGCTCCAGCAGCCCATTACCCTGCTCTGGTCAAagttgaccaccccaatgcctacacaggcaaaatagggagcaaagccaagcaatggTTAACCCAaatgctggcctggacctgtcTAAATTTGcagatgttcccaaccaatcaggaggttctgtccttcctcctgatgaacatgaaggattccgctggggcctgggcccacccacaccttgaccagcttggatcacaccaAGCTATCATCCAGACTGTTGAGGGTTTTAAACTGGAGTTCTTGGCAgcctttggcaaccctgatgccacaagggctgccaagcagaaaattaccaccctcacccagtccggcacatgtGCAGActacattacaaagttcaggaccttagccatggaactggactggaacaatgcggcccttagaggccagtttgcccaaggcctccactgggaggtcagccgccaaattgccACCCACAAGCAACACCCCTGA